From Onychostoma macrolepis isolate SWU-2019 chromosome 19, ASM1243209v1, whole genome shotgun sequence, a single genomic window includes:
- the LOC131525818 gene encoding uncharacterized protein LOC131525818: MDILIMLTVFSGLCVSGLTEKQESKCTCLSRNVALGAEAVQSSTPSESGVAQNAVDGNSESNYMLRSCTHTAEEKDPWWRVDLQQTYSVTRVIITNRGDCCEERIVGAQIRIGNSLENNGNNNKLAATVGHIPPGGTETFEFKPIEGRYVNIFLPGDNKILTLCEVEVFSEKEKTTCTCLPRNVALGAEAVQSSTPSESGAAQNAVDGNSESNYMLRSCTHTAEEKDPWWRVDLQQTYKVTRVSITNRGDCCEERIEGAQILIGNSLENNGNTNVLAATVGPIPLGGTETFEFKPIEGRYVNIFLPGDNKILTLCEVEVFSGNVALKAKAAQSSTPSESGAAQNAVDGNSESNYILGSCTHTAEEKDPWWRVDLKEVHKVTRVSITNRGDCCEERLVGAQIRIGNSLENNGNNNVWVTTVGLIPPGGTETFEFIPVKGRYVNIFLPGENKLLTLCEVQIFAD, translated from the exons ATGGACATACTTATAATGCTCACTGTTTTTTCTGGCCTGTGCGTCAGTGGTTTGACAG AAAAGCAGGAATCAAAGTGCACTTGTCTTTCAA GGAATGTTGCTCTTGGAGCAGAAGCAGTCCAATCTTCAACACCCAGTGAATCTGGAGTTGCCCAAAATGCAGTCGATGGCAATAGTGAGTCAAATTACATGCTCAGGTCCTGCACTCACACTGCAGAGGAGAAAGACCCCTGGTGGAGAGTTGACCTGCAGCAAACCTACAGTGTAACCAGAGTTATCATCACTAATCGAGGAGACTGTTGTGAAGAGAGGATAGTTGGTGCTCAGATCCGCATCGGCAACAGCCTGGAAAATAATGGCAACAACAATAAGCT GGCTGCAACTGTTGGACACATTCCACCTGGAGGCACAGAAACATTTGAGTTTAAGCCTATTGAAGGGCGATATGTCAACATTTTTCTACCTGGGGACAATAAAATACTCACACTGTGTGAAGTTGAGGTATTTTCAG aaaaGGAGAAAACAACTTGCACCTGTCTTCCAA GGAATGTTGCTCTTGGAGCAGAAGCAGTCCAATCTTCAACACCCAGTGAATCTGGAGCTGCCCAAAATGCAGTCGATGGCAATAGTGAGTCAAATTACATGCTCAGGTCCTGCACTCACACTGCAGAGGAGAAAGACCCCTGGTGGAGAGTTGACCTGCAGCAAACCTACAAGGTAACCAGGGTTAGCATCACTAATCGTGGAGACTGTTGTGAAGAGAGGATAGAAGGTGCTCAGATCCTCATCGGCAACAGCCTGGAAAATAATGGAAACACAAATGTGCT GGCTGCAACTGTTGGACCCATTCCATTGGGAGGCACAGAAACATTTGAGTTTAAGCCTATTGAAGGGCGATATGTCAACATTTTTCTACCTGGGGACAATAAAATACTCACACTGTGTGAAGTTGAGGTATTTTCAG GGAATGTTGCTCTTAAAGCCAAAGCTGCCCAATCTTCAACACCCAGTGAATCTGGAGCTGCCCAAAATGCAGTCGATGGCAATAGTGAATCAAATTACATACTTGGGTCCTGCACTCACACTGCAGAGGAGAAAGACCCCTGGTGGAGAGTTGATCTGAAGGAAGTGCACAAGGTAACCAGGGTTAGCATCACTAATCGAGGAGACTGTTGTGAAGAGCGGCTAGTTGGTGCTCAGATCCGTATCGGCAACAGCCTGGAAAACAATGGCAACAACAATGTATG GGTTACAACTGTTGGCCTCATCCCACCTGGAGGCACAGAAACATTTGAGTTTATTCCTGTTAAGGGGAGATATGTCAACATTTTTCTACCTGGGGAGAATAAACTGCTTACGCTGTGTGAGGTTCAGATATTTGCAG ACTAA